The proteins below come from a single Vibrio natriegens NBRC 15636 = ATCC 14048 = DSM 759 genomic window:
- a CDS encoding efflux RND transporter permease subunit → MARFFIDRPVFAWVLAILTMLAGVMSLMNLPVSQYPTISPPTVTISARYPGASAKTVEDSVTQVIEQNMTGLDYLRYLSSSSDAFGNATVTLTFDSEADPDIAQVQVQNKLQLALTSLPSEVQSQGIVVEKSNTSFLLVVALYSEDPDYTQNDIADYVVSNIEDPISRVSGVGKVQAFGAQYAMRVWLDPFKLTQFNLTAIDVASAISEQNAQVSSGQLGAAPAQKGQLLNATISSASRLSSVEEFENIILKSDTSGANVYLKDVARVERGAESYDIKGQYNGFPASGLGLSLGTGANALETAAAVKERLAQLQENFPAGLKIAYPFETTPFVEASIHEVVKTLLEAIVLVFLIMYLFLQNFRATLIPTIAVPVVLLGTFAVLYTTGFSVNTLTMFAMVLAIGLLVDDAIVVVENVERVMHEDGLEPKEATKKSMGQITGALVGVGLTLSAVFVPMAFMTGSTGVIYRQFSITIVAAMTLSVLVAIILTPALCATLLKKGDAELSEKKGFFGWFNRKFDSLTSKYESGVARLLKRTGRMMLLFVALSAGAGWFFTNLSTSFLPDEDQGTIFSMSILPPNSTQEQTEKTLDKMREYFLEEEKDAVNSIFTVAGFSFAGQGQNMGMAFINLKDWSERKEPGMDAASLTGRAMGYFSTIKEAMVYAFAPPAIQELGNATGFDFYLQDSLNQGHDALVAAQGQLLGMAAQNPNLVGVRPNGQADAPMYQVHVDHAKLRALNVSIDDVNQILSSAWGGAYINDYIDRGRVKKVMLQSDAEFRMQPKDFDSWYVRNSNGDMVPFSAFAHGEWTYGSPQLQRFDGLPAMNIQGGAAPGVSTGDAMAEIESLVKQLPEGFQVKWTGISYEERLSGNQAPMLYALSILVVFLVLAALYESWSVPFAVVLVVPLGVLGAVLAVMGRGLDNDVFFQVSLLTTVGLATKNAILIVEFAKEYYEKGAGLIEATLHAIRVRLRPIIMTSLAFGLGVVPLAISSGVGSAGQNAVGTGVLGGMISATLLGIFFVPIFFVVVERLFDRKARKEQEEEQQALAQESESSK, encoded by the coding sequence ATGGCACGATTCTTTATCGATCGTCCGGTCTTTGCTTGGGTTCTGGCTATTCTGACTATGCTGGCGGGGGTCATGTCCCTGATGAACTTGCCAGTGTCGCAGTATCCAACCATTTCGCCGCCGACGGTCACGATTTCTGCTCGCTACCCGGGCGCGTCTGCAAAAACGGTTGAAGATTCCGTTACGCAGGTTATTGAACAAAACATGACTGGTCTTGACTACTTGCGTTACCTTTCGTCAAGCAGTGATGCGTTTGGTAATGCGACAGTTACGCTAACATTTGATAGCGAAGCCGATCCGGATATTGCTCAGGTTCAGGTACAAAACAAGCTACAGTTGGCGTTGACCTCGTTACCGAGTGAAGTACAAAGTCAGGGTATTGTTGTCGAGAAATCGAACACCTCTTTCCTATTGGTTGTTGCCCTGTATTCTGAAGATCCAGACTACACACAAAATGACATCGCAGACTATGTGGTATCGAACATTGAAGATCCAATCAGCCGTGTATCAGGTGTTGGTAAGGTTCAGGCGTTTGGTGCGCAATATGCGATGCGTGTTTGGTTAGATCCGTTTAAGCTGACCCAGTTTAATCTGACTGCGATTGATGTTGCTAGCGCGATCAGTGAGCAGAATGCTCAGGTTTCGTCAGGTCAGCTTGGCGCAGCACCAGCACAAAAAGGGCAGTTGTTGAATGCAACCATCTCTTCTGCAAGCCGCTTGAGCAGTGTTGAAGAGTTTGAAAATATCATTCTGAAGTCCGACACCAGCGGCGCAAATGTGTATTTGAAAGACGTTGCTCGTGTGGAACGTGGCGCGGAAAGTTACGACATCAAGGGTCAGTACAATGGCTTCCCAGCATCTGGTTTGGGTCTTTCTCTGGGCACTGGAGCGAACGCTCTGGAAACGGCTGCAGCGGTGAAAGAGCGTTTGGCGCAGTTGCAAGAAAACTTTCCGGCTGGTTTGAAGATCGCTTATCCGTTCGAAACCACACCTTTCGTTGAAGCATCGATCCATGAAGTAGTGAAAACGCTACTGGAAGCGATTGTTTTGGTGTTCTTGATCATGTACCTGTTTTTGCAGAACTTCCGAGCGACGCTTATTCCGACCATCGCGGTTCCGGTTGTTTTGCTTGGTACGTTTGCGGTTTTGTATACGACGGGCTTTAGCGTCAATACTTTAACCATGTTTGCGATGGTTCTGGCGATCGGCTTGCTGGTGGATGATGCCATCGTAGTCGTAGAGAACGTTGAACGTGTGATGCACGAAGATGGGCTCGAACCTAAAGAAGCGACCAAAAAATCGATGGGGCAGATCACTGGCGCCTTGGTTGGTGTCGGTTTGACCTTGTCTGCGGTATTTGTACCGATGGCGTTTATGACAGGTTCTACCGGGGTTATTTATCGCCAGTTTTCGATAACGATCGTTGCAGCCATGACGCTTTCTGTACTGGTTGCGATCATCTTGACGCCAGCGCTGTGTGCGACCTTGCTGAAGAAAGGCGATGCAGAACTGTCTGAGAAGAAAGGTTTCTTCGGCTGGTTTAACCGTAAGTTTGACTCTTTAACTTCAAAATACGAATCGGGCGTAGCAAGACTGCTAAAACGCACGGGTCGTATGATGTTGTTGTTTGTTGCGTTGTCAGCAGGTGCAGGTTGGTTCTTTACTAATCTGTCGACGTCTTTCTTACCTGACGAAGACCAAGGCACTATCTTCTCTATGTCGATTTTGCCTCCGAACTCAACGCAGGAACAAACCGAGAAAACGCTCGATAAGATGCGTGAGTACTTCCTTGAAGAAGAAAAAGATGCTGTAAACTCGATATTTACCGTGGCTGGATTTAGTTTTGCCGGTCAGGGACAAAATATGGGTATGGCATTCATTAACTTGAAGGACTGGTCAGAGCGTAAAGAGCCGGGAATGGACGCAGCTTCATTAACGGGTCGAGCGATGGGTTACTTCTCGACCATCAAAGAGGCGATGGTTTATGCCTTTGCACCGCCAGCAATCCAAGAGTTAGGTAACGCCACCGGTTTTGATTTCTATCTTCAGGACTCGTTAAACCAAGGGCACGATGCATTGGTTGCAGCGCAAGGCCAGCTACTTGGTATGGCAGCACAAAACCCTAATCTGGTTGGTGTTCGTCCTAACGGTCAGGCGGATGCGCCGATGTACCAAGTGCACGTTGACCACGCGAAGCTACGCGCTTTGAATGTGAGCATTGATGACGTTAACCAAATCCTGTCTTCGGCATGGGGTGGCGCTTACATCAACGACTACATTGACCGTGGCCGTGTTAAAAAGGTGATGCTACAGAGTGATGCCGAGTTCCGTATGCAGCCTAAAGACTTTGATTCTTGGTACGTGCGTAACTCCAATGGTGACATGGTGCCATTCTCTGCGTTTGCTCATGGCGAATGGACGTACGGTTCTCCTCAGTTACAACGTTTTGATGGCCTGCCTGCGATGAACATTCAGGGTGGCGCAGCGCCTGGCGTTAGTACTGGTGATGCGATGGCCGAGATTGAATCGTTGGTAAAACAGTTACCTGAAGGTTTCCAGGTGAAGTGGACGGGTATCTCTTATGAAGAGCGCCTATCCGGAAACCAGGCTCCAATGCTATACGCGTTGTCGATTCTGGTTGTTTTCCTTGTATTGGCTGCACTTTATGAAAGTTGGTCTGTACCGTTCGCAGTTGTATTAGTGGTTCCTCTGGGTGTGCTTGGTGCAGTGCTTGCGGTGATGGGACGAGGTTTGGATAACGATGTGTTCTTCCAGGTAAGTCTACTAACCACTGTCGGTCTGGCGACCAAAAACGCCATTCTGATTGTTGAATTTGCTAAAGAGTACTACGAGAAAGGTGCGGGGCTTATTGAAGCCACGTTGCATGCAATTCGAGTGCGTCTACGCCCGATCATCATGACGTCACTGGCGTTTGGTCTTGGGGTTGTGCCTTTGGCTATTAGTTCTGGTGTAGGTTCAGCAGGTCAGAACGCAGTAGGTACAGGTGTACTTGGCGGTATGATCAGTGCAACATTGTTGGGGATCTTCTTTGTTCCGATCTTCTTCGTCGTGGTAGAACGTTTGTTTGACCGCAAAGCGAGAAAAGAGCAGGAAGAAGAACAACAAGCGTTGGCTCAAGAATCTGAATCTTCAAAGTAG
- a CDS encoding MarR family winged helix-turn-helix transcriptional regulator has protein sequence MKDKKISPITVLDKSPMFVCGVMQRMYRNRAQAELSRQSLITLEMASALAAIEEFQPMSQQALANAVICERSVAKRMVDNLQKRGLVQVSKCESNRRIKMLSLTTDGQQTLQKVHEIMTNLQRDFFSCLSESETSEFVRLIRKVTLANHD, from the coding sequence ATGAAAGATAAAAAGATTTCTCCAATTACCGTTTTAGACAAAAGCCCGATGTTTGTTTGTGGCGTAATGCAACGTATGTATCGAAATCGTGCGCAGGCCGAACTATCGCGTCAAAGTTTGATCACCTTAGAGATGGCGAGTGCGCTGGCGGCGATCGAAGAATTTCAGCCAATGAGTCAGCAAGCGTTAGCGAATGCCGTAATCTGCGAACGTAGCGTTGCGAAGCGTATGGTGGATAATTTGCAAAAGCGTGGTTTGGTACAGGTTTCTAAATGTGAATCAAACCGTCGAATCAAGATGCTAAGTCTGACCACTGACGGCCAGCAAACGTTGCAAAAGGTTCATGAAATCATGACTAACTTGCAGCGGGATTTCTTCTCTTGCTTGTCTGAGTCGGAAACCTCGGAGTTCGTTCGTCTGATCAGGAAGGTGACGCTGGCCAATCACGACTGA
- a CDS encoding efflux RND transporter periplasmic adaptor subunit: protein MRRKTTLSLLIASSLFMAGCQPSQEGTKQSGGAAPATEVEVMTVEPVRQMLTVELPGRSRAFKEAEVRPQVSGIVSERNFVEGSVVEQGQSLYQIDDSTYQAALLSAEAELIRANATEESTFATVKRYRALISKKSISQQDLDEAEAAYKEAKAQALVAKAAINTAKINLSYTQVKAPISGVIGKSSVTAGALVTANQSDTLATIQQLDPINIDIVQSSAQLLRLKSALAEGHIQQDESAEVTLELEDGSTYAHKGTMKFVEVNVDESTGSVTLRAEFPNPDGLLLPGMFVRATVITGVDPEAILVPQNTVTRDARGQATVMVVNADNEVVSTPVSTAEVVDNQWRIIDGLKAGDKVITAGLQKVGPGSSVSIQTGEQE from the coding sequence ATGAGACGTAAAACCACGCTATCGCTGTTGATTGCGTCAAGCCTGTTTATGGCCGGATGCCAACCAAGCCAAGAAGGAACGAAGCAAAGCGGTGGTGCCGCTCCAGCAACAGAAGTCGAAGTGATGACTGTTGAGCCAGTTCGTCAAATGTTAACCGTAGAGCTGCCGGGCCGTAGCCGTGCGTTTAAAGAAGCAGAAGTCCGCCCACAGGTGAGTGGTATTGTCTCGGAACGTAACTTTGTAGAAGGTAGTGTTGTCGAACAAGGTCAGTCACTGTATCAGATTGACGACTCAACCTATCAAGCGGCTCTGTTAAGTGCTGAGGCAGAATTAATCCGCGCGAATGCGACTGAAGAATCCACTTTTGCAACGGTTAAGCGTTACCGTGCCCTCATTTCGAAAAAATCAATCAGTCAACAAGATTTGGATGAAGCGGAAGCGGCTTATAAAGAAGCAAAAGCTCAGGCATTAGTCGCTAAAGCGGCAATCAATACTGCGAAAATCAACTTGTCATACACTCAGGTTAAGGCTCCTATCAGTGGTGTTATCGGTAAATCAAGTGTTACTGCTGGTGCTTTGGTTACTGCAAACCAGTCTGACACGTTAGCGACGATTCAACAGCTTGATCCAATTAACATCGACATCGTGCAGTCATCAGCTCAGTTGCTGCGTCTGAAATCTGCTCTGGCGGAAGGACATATCCAGCAGGATGAGTCAGCCGAAGTGACTTTAGAATTAGAAGATGGTTCGACTTATGCCCATAAAGGCACAATGAAGTTTGTCGAAGTGAATGTTGATGAGAGCACTGGTAGTGTCACGCTGCGTGCGGAATTCCCTAACCCAGATGGGCTGCTTCTACCTGGTATGTTTGTTCGTGCCACGGTGATTACGGGTGTTGACCCTGAAGCTATCCTTGTACCCCAAAACACGGTAACTCGTGATGCAAGGGGACAAGCGACCGTGATGGTTGTTAACGCAGACAATGAAGTTGTCTCGACTCCGGTATCGACAGCTGAAGTGGTTGATAACCAATGGCGTATTATCGACGGCCTGAAAGCGGGCGACAAAGTGATTACGGCTGGTCTGCAAAAGGTAGGTCCGGGTAGTTCTGTAAGCATTCAAACTGGTGAACAGGAGTAA
- a CDS encoding helix-turn-helix domain-containing protein: protein MNESAFKSEIAHHLKSERKKRGLSLDATSKLTGVSKAMLGQIEREESSPTISTLWKIASGLDTSFSAFFANDPELRSADQAFPDDSKMKVNTLFPYKADSGLEMFEITLTDHHRQMSSPHGVGVIEHIHVLKGEMNVFFNDEWHHLTTGESIRFFSDQPHGYEAATETATFQNIVCYPR, encoded by the coding sequence ATGAATGAATCAGCATTTAAATCCGAGATTGCTCACCACCTGAAGTCTGAAAGGAAAAAAAGAGGATTGAGTCTGGATGCGACCTCTAAACTGACTGGGGTTTCAAAAGCGATGTTAGGGCAGATCGAGCGAGAAGAATCAAGCCCGACGATTTCGACTCTGTGGAAAATAGCCAGTGGTCTGGACACATCTTTCTCGGCGTTTTTTGCCAATGACCCAGAGCTACGCTCTGCAGATCAGGCCTTCCCCGACGACTCAAAGATGAAAGTGAATACGCTGTTTCCTTACAAAGCAGATTCAGGTTTGGAAATGTTCGAAATCACGCTGACTGATCATCATCGCCAAATGTCCTCTCCGCATGGAGTTGGCGTCATCGAACATATTCATGTGTTGAAAGGAGAGATGAATGTGTTCTTCAACGATGAATGGCATCACCTGACTACAGGAGAGAGCATCCGCTTCTTCAGTGATCAACCACATGGCTACGAAGCTGCAACGGAAACAGCAACGTTTCAAAACATCGTTTGTTATCCGAGATGA
- the miaE gene encoding tRNA isopentenyl-2-thiomethyl-A-37 hydroxylase MiaE, with amino-acid sequence MINLDAYQDLLAPINQFLQCSTPDAWVEEAKKPENLQTILLDHLLCELKAGQSAMFLIRKYAVDQNSSHALLDWFKPYEDFAYRNVGSLETLKGKSNISKSIMAKSDSPYSQDLIDKMVLLIKEELHHFYQVLEIMESRDIEYQNIPASRYAKGLISHMKTHEPETLIDKLIIGAYIEARSCERFAKLAPHMEEDIAKFYISLLRSEARHYQDYLVLAEQIAGKDISERIKYFGRVEADLILTPDEDFKFHSGVPA; translated from the coding sequence ATGATAAATTTAGACGCCTATCAAGATCTTCTTGCTCCTATCAACCAGTTTCTACAGTGCAGCACACCTGATGCGTGGGTTGAAGAAGCCAAGAAACCAGAAAATCTTCAAACCATTTTGTTAGACCACCTACTTTGCGAGCTCAAAGCAGGCCAGTCAGCCATGTTTTTGATACGGAAATACGCCGTTGATCAAAACAGTTCACACGCGTTACTAGACTGGTTTAAACCCTACGAAGACTTCGCTTATCGCAATGTTGGCTCATTAGAAACATTGAAAGGCAAAAGTAATATTTCCAAATCAATCATGGCGAAATCAGACTCACCGTATAGCCAGGATCTAATTGATAAGATGGTGCTTTTGATCAAAGAAGAGTTACACCACTTTTATCAAGTGCTGGAGATTATGGAAAGCCGTGACATTGAATACCAGAACATCCCGGCAAGTCGCTATGCTAAAGGGCTGATCTCTCATATGAAAACCCACGAGCCAGAAACGTTGATCGATAAGCTGATCATTGGCGCATACATAGAAGCTCGCTCATGTGAGCGCTTTGCGAAACTGGCACCACATATGGAAGAAGATATCGCTAAGTTCTACATTTCTCTGCTGCGTTCTGAGGCCCGTCATTACCAAGACTATTTGGTGCTGGCTGAGCAAATCGCAGGGAAAGACATTAGCGAACGCATCAAATACTTTGGACGTGTCGAAGCGGATCTCATCTTAACGCCAGACGAAGATTTCAAATTCCACAGTGGCGTACCCGCTTAA
- a CDS encoding ACP S-malonyltransferase, with protein sequence MSILMTFPGQGTQRPNMISELPCHAEVELALQQVEEALGYSPTKFDSLDENSSNKDVQLALTISGYVQYRYLKAHGVQPNYMMGLSIGAFTAAICSGILDLQQGLNIVSLRGELMAQAYPSGYGMAAIIGLSQNQVNELVSQGREQGLCVYVSNVNSENKTILSGKIDDLEQICERAIKIQSHSARRLNVSVPSHCELLASQAEILYAEMQKVSINRAKSIYVSANRARVLHDSESIRRDLAFNMCQTVNLWDTLSMMGQRGVKLAMECAPGAVLTSLCQSSMNQTQCVSLDSTNLDNTLEWVKRTR encoded by the coding sequence ATGAGTATTCTAATGACCTTTCCCGGACAGGGAACACAACGCCCCAACATGATATCTGAGTTACCTTGTCACGCTGAGGTTGAATTGGCCTTGCAGCAGGTGGAAGAGGCATTGGGATATTCCCCAACTAAGTTTGATAGCCTTGATGAGAACAGCTCAAATAAGGATGTACAGTTAGCGCTTACCATTTCTGGGTATGTTCAGTATCGTTACCTGAAAGCCCACGGTGTGCAGCCAAACTATATGATGGGACTGTCAATCGGAGCGTTTACTGCCGCAATTTGCAGTGGCATTTTAGACTTGCAACAAGGGCTTAATATTGTTTCTTTGAGAGGCGAACTGATGGCTCAGGCTTATCCTAGCGGTTATGGCATGGCGGCGATAATTGGGCTTTCACAGAATCAGGTGAACGAACTTGTTTCGCAAGGGAGAGAGCAGGGGCTTTGCGTGTATGTGTCAAACGTCAATTCAGAGAATAAAACCATCCTATCAGGCAAGATTGATGATTTAGAGCAGATTTGCGAACGGGCTATAAAAATACAGTCACACAGCGCCCGACGCCTTAACGTTTCGGTGCCTTCGCACTGTGAGTTACTCGCGTCTCAGGCGGAAATTCTGTATGCCGAAATGCAAAAGGTGTCGATTAACCGCGCTAAGAGTATTTACGTCAGCGCCAACCGAGCCCGGGTGCTGCACGACTCTGAAAGCATACGTCGAGATTTAGCGTTCAATATGTGTCAAACGGTGAACCTCTGGGATACGTTGTCGATGATGGGACAACGTGGCGTAAAATTGGCAATGGAATGCGCTCCGGGAGCCGTACTCACGTCACTTTGCCAGTCATCAATGAATCAGACGCAGTGCGTCAGCCTTGACTCCACCAACTTAGACAACACCTTAGAGTGGGTAAAGAGAACACGCTAA
- a CDS encoding benzoate/H(+) symporter BenE family transporter — protein sequence MKKLFNLSHLSAGFTAVLVGYTSSVVIIIQAATSASATPSQIESWLLALGVTMGLTSIAYSWFYKTPILTAWSTPGAAMLVIASQQYELPVVIGSFVVSGVLILLTGLISPLSRALERIPSQLGTAMLGAILLPFCLGSFQAVSSAPITFLIMFAGFLLAKNTIPRYAMLVLLILGVVCAVAVEDATLNIEELSIAQPMWVTPGLDLGAILNLSIPLYIITMLSQNLPGIAMMKSYQYDTPVKPILMGTGITNILSAPFGGFSVNLAAISAAICMTPEVDSDKTQRYRAVIWAGVFYLIAGVFATTVVAIFLSLPDEVTKILAGFALLGTLMMCLQSAFHDEGYRESALFTFLITLSGISFLGVSATLWGLLVGIMHLRLTHKAVRA from the coding sequence ATGAAAAAGCTGTTCAATTTAAGTCACTTGTCAGCAGGGTTTACTGCCGTGTTAGTGGGCTACACCAGCTCGGTGGTGATTATCATTCAGGCGGCAACCTCTGCCAGTGCGACACCCAGTCAGATAGAAAGCTGGTTGTTGGCCTTGGGCGTCACAATGGGGTTAACCTCCATCGCCTATTCATGGTTTTATAAAACGCCGATACTGACCGCGTGGTCGACACCCGGAGCTGCGATGTTGGTCATTGCTTCACAGCAGTATGAATTGCCAGTTGTCATCGGTTCTTTTGTTGTTTCTGGTGTCCTGATCTTGTTGACGGGGCTCATTTCACCGTTAAGTCGAGCTCTTGAACGCATTCCGTCACAACTCGGCACGGCGATGCTTGGTGCTATTTTGTTGCCGTTCTGCTTAGGGAGCTTTCAAGCAGTGAGCAGCGCACCAATCACATTTTTGATTATGTTTGCTGGCTTTTTGTTAGCCAAGAATACGATTCCAAGGTACGCAATGCTCGTACTTCTTATCCTGGGTGTTGTTTGCGCGGTTGCGGTGGAAGACGCCACGCTTAACATCGAGGAACTCTCCATTGCTCAGCCTATGTGGGTCACTCCGGGTTTGGATCTCGGTGCGATACTGAACTTATCGATCCCGCTTTATATCATTACGATGCTTTCTCAGAATTTGCCTGGTATTGCGATGATGAAAAGTTACCAATATGACACACCAGTGAAACCCATTTTAATGGGCACGGGAATCACCAATATTTTGTCAGCGCCATTTGGTGGTTTTAGTGTCAACCTTGCCGCAATTTCAGCAGCAATTTGTATGACACCAGAAGTAGACTCAGACAAAACACAACGCTACCGCGCAGTGATATGGGCCGGGGTGTTTTATCTGATAGCCGGTGTGTTCGCGACGACGGTTGTGGCGATCTTTTTATCACTTCCTGACGAAGTAACAAAAATCTTAGCGGGTTTTGCCTTGTTAGGGACGTTAATGATGTGTTTGCAATCGGCTTTTCATGATGAAGGATACAGAGAGTCTGCACTGTTTACGTTTCTTATCACTCTGTCCGGAATCAGTTTTCTTGGTGTGAGCGCGACATTGTGGGGCTTGTTGGTGGGGATTATGCATCTGCGTTTAACTCATAAAGCGGTCCGCGCATAA
- a CDS encoding malonate decarboxylase holo-ACP synthase, translated as MMPFSAHDLLWVDEITLEGNESPNWYASHNQSLPVVVRRASRQTLIPVGVRGKNRSERLAAWACKSSVVKSVSPRELVQSEHARAYWHSSELVAFQTLTDVDAICQAYGIEWGVTGSLGYELATGMPCAHEDSDIDMTVYLSEPVPVETLTSLSDQLDKLACRVDTQIETPFGAVALREWVLGRGESNVLIKTDEGPLLTDNPWAR; from the coding sequence ATGATGCCTTTTAGCGCACATGATTTATTGTGGGTCGATGAAATAACCCTGGAAGGAAATGAATCGCCCAACTGGTACGCGAGCCATAATCAGTCTCTGCCAGTTGTTGTCCGCCGGGCTAGCCGACAAACCCTAATTCCCGTCGGCGTGAGAGGTAAAAACCGCAGTGAACGTTTGGCAGCATGGGCGTGTAAATCATCGGTCGTCAAGTCAGTTTCGCCTAGAGAGCTTGTTCAGTCAGAGCATGCACGGGCGTACTGGCACTCGAGTGAGTTAGTAGCTTTTCAAACGCTCACTGATGTGGATGCAATATGTCAGGCGTATGGAATTGAGTGGGGCGTCACAGGCAGTTTAGGTTACGAGTTGGCGACGGGAATGCCATGCGCGCATGAGGATAGTGATATCGACATGACCGTTTACTTATCAGAGCCGGTGCCAGTAGAAACGCTAACGTCTTTAAGCGATCAGCTAGACAAATTAGCGTGCAGGGTCGATACGCAAATAGAAACGCCTTTCGGGGCCGTCGCTTTAAGAGAGTGGGTTTTAGGCCGCGGAGAATCTAACGTTCTGATCAAAACGGACGAGGGCCCGCTACTGACGGATAATCCTTGGGCTCGTTAG
- the mdcE gene encoding biotin-independent malonate decarboxylase subunit gamma: MNKRGDIWMKALAENGQVVTGFSPSVQVVDDQFNGLPIRYINVTQDLNNPFPRARNGEVGLLEGWNVAKAVRQVVERDQDSLSKSIIVAVIDVPSQAYGRREEAYGIHLSLAAAANAYAQARKTGHPVLGLIVGKAMSGGFLAHGYQASRLIALDDEQCSVHAMGKASAAKVTLRTVEQLESLAAEHPPMAYDINNYNSLGLLWKLVSVENAQQPSNQDIDHIRSLFSAALEDIKVNGNDWSHRLQGENRQATRHIREQMQQAWVY, translated from the coding sequence ATGAATAAACGAGGTGATATTTGGATGAAAGCACTGGCAGAGAATGGTCAGGTAGTCACCGGTTTTTCTCCATCGGTACAAGTCGTTGATGATCAGTTTAATGGCCTTCCTATTCGTTATATAAACGTGACTCAAGACCTCAATAATCCATTCCCACGAGCGAGAAATGGTGAAGTCGGGCTACTGGAAGGATGGAATGTTGCGAAGGCTGTGCGTCAGGTGGTTGAACGTGATCAAGACAGCCTTTCAAAGTCGATCATTGTCGCGGTTATTGATGTTCCTTCTCAGGCCTACGGTCGCCGCGAAGAGGCTTATGGCATTCATTTGTCATTGGCGGCTGCGGCTAATGCATACGCTCAGGCTCGTAAGACGGGTCACCCGGTGTTAGGTTTGATTGTGGGCAAAGCGATGTCAGGTGGCTTTCTTGCTCATGGCTATCAGGCGTCTCGATTGATTGCTTTGGATGATGAGCAGTGCAGTGTGCATGCGATGGGTAAAGCCTCGGCGGCGAAAGTGACGCTCAGAACCGTTGAACAGCTAGAATCACTCGCTGCTGAACATCCGCCGATGGCGTACGATATCAACAATTACAATTCGCTAGGGCTATTGTGGAAGTTGGTCTCGGTAGAGAATGCGCAGCAGCCTTCTAATCAGGATATTGACCATATTCGCTCTCTCTTTTCTGCGGCATTGGAAGATATCAAAGTCAACGGCAATGACTGGTCTCATCGCCTGCAAGGGGAGAACAGACAAGCAACCCGTCATATTCGAGAACAGATGCAACAAGCCTGGGTGTATTAA
- a CDS encoding AEC family transporter: MDSVLNQLQFSLSITGPICLMLVLGVVFKRVGLIDNNFIDVGSKLVFKVTLPAMLFISIVSSEHDFASASNFVNYGIIASISFFVFTYISVKLLFPTSPDQGVLVQGGYRANTGIIGLAYVSSAYGPSGVALAALYVAVTTFIYNVQAVICLSPKGATSVSQATKLMFRTLTKNPLIISIVLGMLFYILSIPVPKIAIDAGNYLSKMTLPLALLCTGGSLNLRLMRQEKGPSWFASSYKLLVAPAVITLGAYLVGFRGVELGILFFMNASPVAAASYVMARSMGANSVLAANIIAMTTVLSTLTCTLGIIMLNSLDLI; this comes from the coding sequence ATGGACTCGGTTTTAAATCAGTTGCAATTTTCTCTATCGATTACAGGCCCTATCTGTTTGATGCTAGTGCTCGGGGTGGTCTTTAAACGAGTTGGCTTGATTGATAATAACTTTATCGATGTGGGGTCAAAGCTGGTCTTCAAGGTGACACTTCCAGCTATGCTATTCATCAGCATTGTGTCTTCAGAACATGACTTCGCTTCAGCCAGTAATTTCGTCAACTATGGCATCATCGCCAGTATTTCATTTTTTGTTTTTACCTACATTTCCGTCAAGTTGTTATTTCCGACCTCCCCTGATCAAGGAGTGCTGGTGCAAGGCGGATATCGTGCTAATACGGGCATCATAGGTCTTGCTTATGTGTCTAGTGCTTATGGTCCATCAGGCGTCGCGTTAGCCGCTCTTTATGTAGCTGTCACCACCTTTATCTATAACGTACAAGCGGTTATCTGCTTATCACCTAAAGGCGCGACATCCGTCTCTCAGGCCACAAAGTTGATGTTTCGCACGCTGACTAAAAACCCGTTGATTATATCCATCGTGCTCGGGATGCTTTTTTACATACTGTCGATCCCTGTGCCTAAAATTGCGATTGATGCAGGTAATTACTTGTCGAAGATGACATTACCACTTGCATTGTTATGCACGGGCGGATCATTGAATTTGCGCTTAATGAGACAAGAGAAAGGCCCATCATGGTTTGCCAGTAGTTACAAACTTCTGGTAGCACCTGCGGTAATCACATTAGGTGCGTATTTGGTCGGATTCAGAGGTGTTGAGCTAGGCATTTTGTTCTTTATGAACGCTTCGCCCGTTGCGGCAGCAAGTTACGTCATGGCCCGTTCTATGGGCGCAAACTCTGTACTGGCGGCCAACATTATTGCTATGACCACCGTCCTTTCCACACTAACTTGCACCCTAGGGATCATCATGTTGAATTCTCTGGATTTGATTTAA